AGGACAATATCGCCGACTATTGGTAGCCAAGTAGCCGTATCCAATACTCCGCTACCTGAACAGATATTACAAAACAGCAGTCAAGTTGCCGTATCCAACACCACTTCAAATTTGACTGCGTCTGCCAATATCACTTCGTATATCAATCCTGATACCAATTTGACTGCTTCAAATAATAACAGTAAGTATCCCCCATACATCGTCCACACCAGGTCAATAATTATTTCGTATAGGCAGAGTGAATATCAGATCGACCAGCATCCCATAGGGaggaaagacttctcacaggggagaGCAGCCGTCctcttacccccccccctttccttgGCTTCGCCATTGATTATCCCATACTTCATCTCAGTGTTGGCATTGGACGAAATTTCCAGGGGGAAAGTCCAATCAAACCTTGACCATTGACAGAAATAGGGACTATACATCAATCCAActacgccattactgcggtgtccccgacgtgaaactgcggtgtcccaaggcCGGGGTTtcatcaattacttgttagtgtgctatacagaattgtgcacaacagtgattttcaatacacgatcatgaattgattgaacaaattaaatctcccgcactgctacatctgtggttccgtcaatagagggccaaatgcagtaaacgcttctcggattggtgtataattaacataattataataatttattggACATTTCCAAATGCACAACATAATTGGGGGCCTCTTCTTGAGAAATTAttcttataatattgctttaatgtgCCTGTCTGTTGATAACGTACAAAATgctgttaagctgaatttatactccatcgctgagcgacgagcgattggtatttgaccaatgaggtagcgcgcttttcccaacgTAACACAAAGCGTTCTACTTCATTGGCTAAAATCTAATTGCTATGGCTCAGCGGTATAAATTCAACTCTATACATTATCCGTCTGAAATGATTTACGAGAATTTTCAAGTTATGGTGGAAGAATATTATTCTTTATAAAAAATGGTACCTAATAATGGTAATAATTTCAAACATGATAACGTAAATTTATCGTTTGTAATTTATAGAATCGCAGAaagtaaattaaaataaattgtgaTTATAATAAAGCTGTACTTATTAGCCCCAAACAGAAAACATATTCCTTTGTTAATGGTATTTCATATTGTTTCATTACAAGGTGGTCAAAACTATCTCGGGTGTTTTGGCGACGGACTACCAACATTACCAATAAAACTGTTTCCACTGGCATTACCACACAGCTTAATCGTCAGCGGCGATTTCATGAGCCGGGAATTTTGTTTTGCACATTGTTTCTCCAAACACATGAGGTATGCAGGATTACAAGGTGGTTGGTGTACCTGCGGTGAGGATGGAACCGACTACAACATTTTCGGACAAGCTCCGGACGAAAAATGTTTCTTTCGATGCCCAGGAAACTATGAGCAATTTTGTGGGGGCTCGGAAGGGAGTTTCTTCGGTCTAAAATTATATTCATCATTGTTTGAATTAGTAGGTACgtatcttaccatgcttactgggGTGTTCAATATTGTATTCTGGATAGTCCTAGGAAAGGAATCCACAAAATATAATAACGTATTCTCGGACTTAACAGTCTCGGACTTATAGTAACATTCTTTACAAAAACTCCCTTCAAAAGGCTAGTTTGGAAAGGATTCGTAAATATTAACAAAGGTTGCAATTAATTAGTAAATGATGTTGCCATATATATTGAGAACTTCAATGGGTTCCCTGCAGGTAAAGTATAACACTGTAAAGTCAGTCAGCTACTTCTGTTAGAGCTACCCACAAGGGCAGTCATCTGTAGcggcacttttcagagccatcgaATATTCAGTAGGAAAGGGGCAACTACAATAAACGACTCTTCTTAGAGCCACCATCTCTCAGATAATTATAAGGAGCACACTACTCAAGGGACGGCCCAGCCCACTTTGATACTCTGTACATTATGCAGATATCTTTAAAGTTTTGTCCTGAAGAACTCGAAGCTAATCCTGACGAAATCTTGACACTATTATACTGAACCCGTTGAAACCCTCAATTTGTATCAAGAACACCCCATATAATTATCAATCCGGGCCATGTTTTACCAAACCACGGAACATGTATGTAAGATTGTTCAAAAGAAATTATGTTACCGAAGAACTTTTCGTACTGTTGTTATATGATTATAATCTAAGAcagaattaaaagactagtttgcgtatgacgtcaatCAAACGGTttgttaaatttgtttgtttgtgtcgTGATGATTGAGTTTCGAACGCGGCGTTAAAACAGCGTGCCTTATGGTTAATGTTGCACCTTCAAGCATACAAACCggctcaaaagttaggtctttcaACAGTGCGTCAAAAAGgtgctttttgccattttgtgcgattccttttctccgataaAAGTACAAAATGAACCAACCTTTTACacactactaaccaatcacgggcTGTGAAGagttgacgtcagacgcaaactagtctttttagttCAGTCTCATATTATAACAATCGGATTTTAAGTTTAAGGGATAGGATAGCTAAGGATTAGTGTAATGGTTCAGTAAGAGTAGCTAAGTGTTGCGACGAGAGCATACTATACTCATTGACAATACtcggttattcctccatttatTTAGACATGGCTAGTGAATGCAACGCCACATCAATATGGACATATTCGGGAGCGGGAAGTTGCTATTATGAAATTCCCACTGGATTGTTTGTAGCATCGTATAATTGGGCCGATGCTAAACAAGCTTGTGTTGATCTTCATACGGATGCTCGTATGGTTGTAATAAACGACAAACAAGAAAACGAATTTATTCGCGGTTTTGGTTACGATGGCTATATATGGTTAGGATGTTCTGACGAACCAACGGAAGGAACGGTAGAGGGACAATGGGTGTGTATCGATGAGTCTGGAAACACATTTGATTTCAACACAATGACTGGAACTGGATTTTGGGGTAGGTATGGCTAAGAATTTCAGATAATCGTTATAtcgtttgatcagctcgtaatcggcgggtcttataacatcgcggattgataTCATTATATTTCATTTGGAGAACTGTCTTGTAATAtatcgccagaagtattacaaattattagttgaagtcctatacttcgtCTACATTCTTTAACACGCTAAATATAGTCCAGGCAGatcaactaaacatctcaaaaaaagtaactaacccccttaaataatgactattATTGAAAAACggatgattgtattacaaatctgtgagatgcgttggaagcaaaatttatttctgcacattttgacacctcatttgcagcaattgactaaatatggacgtcacatcgtacattcaaatcaatgtaacccaagatttgaaagttgcagtaaattgtattgattttaaagaaaagtttaaaactagtcaacaacactcacgtttttgtccgaataatttcagagtaaccatactccgtcatcagcggtgggATACTAGTGAATGACTGATGTATGCAGTTTACTtcctgttgacaatgtccttttttgacCTTTTGTCAGGTGTTTCTAGAAGTAAAGTGTCATAGATCTTGGAAAGTTCTCGGCCCCGTCCCTATTAAGAGTTTTTTTTCTTGATGAAAATGGCCTCTCTCACTTTTCTTGGCAATAGTTTTTCTTCCCTGCAGAGCACTTCGACGTTGTCAGTGTCCGCATCATGTCCTGTGCGCTTGTGGTGCTCTGCAATTGCTGATGTATTTGAGGCGGTGTCGGCAGTATGTTCTTTCAGTCTTTCTCCTAAAACTCGCATCGTTTCTCCCACGTATACTCTGTCGCAATCTCCACAGGGAACGCGGTACACCACTCCTGATTTTTCATCATTCCGCGGTTTATCCTTGGGCGCGACAAGTATTTGACGAAGAGTTTGATGTGGTTTGAAGACAGTAGAGATTTTATAATTGCCAAACACTCTTTTGATTTTTTCTGACAAGTTCTGAACGTAGGGGACTACTACAAAGCTTTTCTTTTTTGAAGAGGAGTCCGCAGCGCTATGAGGTTGGTCGCTCTTAGATTTCTTGACTTGAGCCCGTTTGAAACTCCAATCTGCATAGCCGCAACGTTTCAGAGCCGATTTGACGTGATTAAGTTCTTGATCTTTGTCTTCCGAGTCAGTGACCAATGTGTCCGCCCGATGGAAGAGGGTCCTAATGACACTAAGCTTATGTTCTAGTGGATGGTGTGAGTCGAAAGCTAAATATTGGTCAGTGTGTGTTGGTTTTCTATATACACTGACCTTAACTGTACCGTCTGCTTGTCTTTTTACCAAAGTGTCCAAAAAAGGCAACTGACCCTCTTTTTCGGGGTCGTTGGTAAATTTAATGAACTCGTTTTGGCTGTTGATGTGCTCTGTGAATTGATGGACCTTGTTTTTGTTGATAACCACGAAGGTATCATCCACGTAACGCAACCAAATTCGTGGGTGGTCAATGGCAGAAGCTATTGTTTTCTGCTCAAACCATTCCATGTATAGATTGGCAATGATCGGACTAACGGGGAGGCCCATCGCACATCCATGATCTTGCTGGTAAATTTGATCTCTGAATTTGAAATAGGTTGTGGTGAGACAAAATTCTAAAAGATTGACCACCTCCTTAGCGTTGAGATATGTCTGCTTGGTCCAGCTGTCGTCTTTATCTAACAGTTCTTTAACAACTTCTAAGGCACCGTTAACTTGGACGCTTGTAAACAAAGCGGTTACATCTTAGGACGTAAGCACTTCCGCTTCATCTAAGGTAAGATCTTGTAATTTGGCAACAAAGTCCTGGGTATTCTGAATATGATGGGGGGAATTCCCGACCAGTCGGGACAAAATATCTGCCACGAACCGAGCTAAGTTGTAACACACAGACCCGATGCTCGAAACATTAGGTCTAACAGGGATGCTGGCTTTGTGTACTTTCGGTAGGCCGTAAATACATGGGACTAATAATACATGCCGAAGGTCGCAGTTTATCATAAAGATATTGATCGATGGAACCTTTTTTCTTAAGTTCTTTCAACAGTTTCAGTAATTGGTTCTTGTAAGTAGTGGTGGGATCTTTGTTAAGCTTACTGTATGTTTTTTGGTCGCTCAGTAGCTCATTCACTTTAGTTTCGTAGGTGTCAGTGgacaaaaacgtgagtgttgttgactagttttaaacttttctttgatgtctactaccaacacgtataaatctctatactcttgtattgattttgtattcagtgtaaaggaaggaaatctgtgtaatgatatctgagtgtttttgtattgtaaaaatttgtatgtaagtgcaacttccaaatctggacctcactacattaaattgaccggtgttttattgttttctgggctatcgtatcatatgaggtgtcaaaatgcgcagatataaattctgcttccaacgcattttacagatttgtaatacaatagccctttttgaataatggccattatttaagggggttagttacatttttgagatgtttatatcaccctatacgtgggtctacttttcggtgtagtggtaaaagactaataattcccgtcgattacgagctgatcaaagtataatttcAACAACGAGGACTCGGTCAGTTTTCATTTCACGCGAAAGATATAAGAAAGTTGCCACAATTGGTCAAATTCTATTAAGTACACATTTGGCATGTTTGGCATTAtttacattcataacctcatgaatattcggGATAcgtttaatccaatcacagacaTAAACTTTTTAATACGCGGACGTATAtgcaatttatttttgtaatgacaGTATCTCTTGACGTAGTACATAAGTACGCTTTACAAATGACCGCGTTGTGTGTTAACCGTTCGAACCATTTACGCgggcgctggctgccgtatttggatatCGCATGATTAcgcgctagtgtgattggtcacCAGCGgcatttccttaatgggctattcgattttgtTACAGGGAAATGAAAGACAAAGTTTAAATTGTACTTTGTTTTcaaaactgctcatatcttttaaactggttgtccgaattcaatggggttttctgcaaaatgtagctttgcaaatactttttacaatccaataagaaattgaaaattgaatatgcccgacttcagactgaattTGCTCTATCACACCACATATGAATTCAAAAGAACTCCTAGATTTTACTTGTACCATTTGATGATTCTGAAATTAATCTGAATCTgttgttattatattttgtagTCTGGCAGGATGGAAACCCTCGACAAGATCCTGGCTTATTTTGGTCGTATGAAAATTGCATGGCAATGGAGGCAGGTCAACTGAAGTGGGTAGATGTATCATGCGGTGATGCACATAGAGTAATTTGTGAGGTGGAAGTCACTGGAAATTGTTGCCCCGTCTAATCACTCCCAGAACAATACCAACTATGGAAAGTCCGACATCTGATCAGAactagctatatttcatttggcaaaacaggataatatttttttaattccaaaaaaatagtgctgtatttttcttgaataaGGAGTATGCCTAAACATAGACATAATTGCTCATATTCACAGGATCGACGGCTTGCCGTcacctccgaaggacggagtattCTAAATGCCATGGGCCAATACGGAAAACTGAACTTATTATGTTGGTGTTATCATTTATTACTTGTTTcaattccagtgacacctcatgcatattgttCTGTGTATGCTTAGCCCTGTGTTAAATGGAGGGGCATGAAAACAAGCACTGCAGCCCTGTTGTATTgattttttcaaagtaaaatactAATACCTATTTCAATTCATCCAAAGGgccagggaaattaatgaggtgtcactggagctggaatagttAATAATTCATACTGTTTTCCGGttcatgaggtcccgggttcaattcccaatTCAATTTGCTGAGGGTATTTGCTCCTTGAGAGTAGAGCCTTGAACTGGCAACATATCATTATTATGTAACTGTCCATACTGTTATATGACTgcttcaattcccattcatggaTACTGCCGTTTAAGAACCCTCAAACTTCAAGGATCGAACACTACCAGCAAATTACCCCCGctaggaattgaacccgggacctcatgcactagaAACGAGTACCCGAACCACCAACTCACCCTCAAAGAATTACAGAGATAAATAAATGACACGAAACAACCTGGTTGTGAATGTCTTGCAGACAAACTCGGTTTTATAATATCACGTGGAAGTGACACTTATTTGTGTTTAGGTGTTGTATAAAAATATAAGAGCACATAATATACTGTTATAACACAATAAATATACTTGGTTATAATACTGTTTTTTAAACTATTTGTTGGGTTATATGAACGGTGTTTATTATTGGCATTTGATGCCTTAATAACGTGATGCTCCGTATGAATAAATCTTTGCATAACTATACtatgtaataatattaatatttagatTAATTTAATGTATCAACAACTTCTTAAAATACACGTTGTCGGACTCGTTCACTCCGTTTCTATATATTCCACAATAAAAGcaatattttactttaaaatcaACTTATTTTAAAACCGAATCGACATTCTGACCACACTCTCATCAATCAACCCTTGAATAAGTACCACGAGGAAGGTGGAAAGAGGGAATCAAAAGTAgaaacaattaaaatatattgTTATTACTATAAATAAAATAGTGATCTTTATGGGTGGGTTGACCCCACACTAACACTAACGGGAAACTGCatattatattcctttcaaatcaaaTGAAGTTCCAAACCCCTACAAGCAATTTTGCTTTCGTATGTTCGACCCTCCCAAAAGATAATTTCGCCATTTTTTTAAGTTCTAAAAATAAAATGTGTTAATAACCACACTAGAGACTGAGTGGAGAACATTATTTCGACTTATAATAAGGATTCGTGATAGAAAAATATAAATTGTTAATACAATTCAtgatcccttaaggttagcaaccattttaaactgttgcgatttggtagttcacagcatcttgcgaatggtagtgagcttcggcaaaaaattgcattgatcatttcatagcgagcgtgtagaagaattcaaatatttacagatatacttctgtaggtcatgtggttcttgagttatgttgtaaagagggttcaAAGTTCAAACAACAACACttctgtaaaatgtacataactcattaacaacaataaatcaaccaAGTTtcgaaagtatatgatttgtagaatgaactttttttttgcaaaacatcaaagtgttatttttcaataataataatattgatttagataatgaaaatcgaatacAAGGCACAAAATTGAGATTTCGTTAACACAAAGCGCTCCTTGAGCATAAAGGTTAGTAGTGCTTCAGGATTTATGACTGTAGGTTAGGAGCGCCATTTATACGATATCTCAATTTTACGATAAAGTTTGACCGATACAATAATATCACACAAGAGGGCGGCACTAAAGATAATAAGTGTTACTTGATCCTCGAGTTGTTATTAATTTCAAGAGCAATGGCGAAAGAccgattaatattaatatcaggGGTATTATCAAATTCCATATTTCCGCGGAGCGATTGCCATGgcgcaactctactagtcttataaGTCATTAGAATTGTAAATACGTATTTTAGAAATGAATATTTTTGCAAAAGCGCTGAAAATAtaggtattgacaaagttgaagccccgtttAAAAACATGTAGCTTATTTCTCTACTTAGATAGAGATATTGCAAATTCatgtattttgtctttaatacgcggctttcggcttaaccactagcaggctatgttagtatACATCTATATTACTGACTAGCAAAGGTGCAAAACAACTGATTTTGTTTTATAACTCACATGTATACTACTCATTCTTGTCTTATGTCTCCACATATATTCGCATACATAACAACACTTACTACGTCATAGTGCTCATGAAAGTTGAGCTTAAACCTGAACGAACGTGCAACAATGAGAA
The Amphiura filiformis chromosome 3, Afil_fr2py, whole genome shotgun sequence DNA segment above includes these coding regions:
- the LOC140148856 gene encoding uncharacterized protein isoform X1 — its product is MQIWMIFNFYKYILLINYLMSGYFYTVDGFVCFVTRMADPNEGGRLRWVLPIYQRWTCTRVFASPVGKHMIYPPAPTDKCCIDGCSDVQMWFEDVLSAFIKQTSTAASRTISPTIGSQVAVSNTPLPEQILQNSSQVAVSNTTSNLTASANITSYINPDTNLTASNNNSGQNYLGCFGDGLPTLPIKLFPLALPHSLIVSGDFMSREFCFAHCFSKHMRYAGLQGGWCTCGEDGTDYNIFGQAPDEKCFFRCPGNYEQFCGGSEGSFFGLKLYSSLFELVDMASECNATSIWTYSGAGSCYYEIPTGLFVASYNWADAKQACVDLHTDARMVVINDKQENEFIRGFGYDGYIWLGCSDEPTEGTVEGQWVCIDESGNTFDFNTMTGTGFWVWQDGNPRQDPGLFWSYENCMAMEAGQLKWVDVSCGDAHRVICEVEVTGNCCPV
- the LOC140148856 gene encoding uncharacterized protein isoform X2, whose amino-acid sequence is MQIWMIFNFYKYILLINYLMSGYFYTVDGFVCFVTRMADPNEGGRLRWVLPIYQRWTCTRVFASPVGKHMIYPPAPTDKCCIDGCSDVQMWFEDVLSAFIKQTSTASRTISPTIGSQVAVSNTPLPEQILQNSSQVAVSNTTSNLTASANITSYINPDTNLTASNNNSGQNYLGCFGDGLPTLPIKLFPLALPHSLIVSGDFMSREFCFAHCFSKHMRYAGLQGGWCTCGEDGTDYNIFGQAPDEKCFFRCPGNYEQFCGGSEGSFFGLKLYSSLFELVDMASECNATSIWTYSGAGSCYYEIPTGLFVASYNWADAKQACVDLHTDARMVVINDKQENEFIRGFGYDGYIWLGCSDEPTEGTVEGQWVCIDESGNTFDFNTMTGTGFWVWQDGNPRQDPGLFWSYENCMAMEAGQLKWVDVSCGDAHRVICEVEVTGNCCPV